The following proteins come from a genomic window of Proteiniphilum propionicum:
- a CDS encoding Gfo/Idh/MocA family protein, with product MKLRIIFFAFLTCFFSLSQAQINIGIIGLDTSHATAFTKFLNGEDKNEEFKDFRIVAAYPYGSKTIKTSYDRIPGYIEQVKGLGVEIVPSIAELLKKVDCVMLETNDGNLHLEQANEVFKAGKIVFIDKPIGANLAQAIAIFQLAKEYNVPVFSSSALRYVEQSQKLRNGELGKVLGADCYSPAHLEPSHSDLAWYGIHGIETLFTVMGTGCVSVNRMSSEGTDVVVGLWDDGRIGTVRGARTGKAPYGGNAVTDQGVVSTGTYGGYEPLLKEILKFFKTRIPPVTEKETLEIFTFIEAADISKSKGGKIIPLDATYQKGVKEAQKLIRNLK from the coding sequence ATGAAACTCAGAATTATATTTTTTGCATTTTTAACCTGTTTTTTTTCTCTGTCCCAGGCACAGATAAATATCGGTATCATAGGCCTCGATACCTCTCACGCAACCGCATTTACAAAGTTTTTGAACGGAGAAGATAAAAATGAAGAGTTCAAGGATTTCAGGATCGTTGCTGCCTATCCTTACGGATCTAAAACAATTAAAACGAGCTACGACCGAATACCCGGCTATATTGAACAGGTAAAAGGATTGGGTGTGGAGATTGTTCCATCAATTGCAGAATTACTTAAAAAGGTAGATTGTGTGATGCTTGAAACAAATGACGGGAATCTTCATCTGGAGCAGGCAAACGAAGTTTTTAAAGCAGGGAAAATAGTTTTTATAGATAAGCCAATAGGTGCCAACCTGGCACAAGCCATTGCTATTTTCCAACTTGCTAAAGAATATAACGTACCTGTTTTCTCATCCTCAGCTTTAAGGTATGTTGAACAAAGCCAGAAGCTAAGAAACGGAGAGTTGGGAAAAGTACTTGGAGCAGACTGTTATTCACCCGCTCATCTCGAACCATCACACTCAGATTTAGCATGGTATGGAATACATGGCATTGAGACTTTATTTACGGTTATGGGAACTGGTTGTGTTTCGGTAAACCGTATGTCTTCAGAAGGGACAGATGTGGTGGTTGGACTTTGGGACGATGGCAGAATTGGTACAGTAAGAGGAGCACGTACTGGAAAAGCTCCATATGGAGGAAATGCTGTTACAGACCAGGGAGTTGTCTCTACAGGAACATATGGCGGGTACGAGCCGCTATTAAAGGAAATACTGAAGTTTTTTAAAACCCGTATTCCACCTGTAACTGAAAAAGAGACATTGGAGATATTCACCTTTATCGAAGCTGCAGACATCAGTAAAAGCAAAGGAGGGAAAATTATTCCTTTAGATGCAACATATCAAAAAGGTGTAAAAGAAGCACAAAAACTAATCCGTAATTTAAAATAA